A window of Polaribacter litorisediminis contains these coding sequences:
- a CDS encoding alpha-1,2-fucosyltransferase, whose amino-acid sequence MIIVRILGDLGTQMFQYAYAKALQQKGYQVKIDISKLKKQKLHKECQLNQFKIDLETTTPLDNFLSSIRLQASLKEKSLLFDKKFLELPPKKYVIGNFQTEKYFKTIRAILRKQFVVKKELSNSTINYLKEITIQKNACALHIERTSSMATEKVNETLSASNLRYYQAAIKLIQHKFSDHHFFIFSNDISWAKKNLNIENKTFIEHAVIPHENMHLISLCEHNITANSNFSWWGAWLNQHKNKTVITSKTWMDGTENEFICPNWIQV is encoded by the coding sequence ATGATTATTGTCAGAATTCTTGGCGACCTTGGAACTCAAATGTTTCAGTACGCATATGCCAAAGCTTTGCAGCAAAAAGGATATCAAGTAAAGATTGATATTTCCAAATTAAAAAAACAAAAATTGCATAAAGAGTGCCAATTAAATCAATTTAAAATTGATTTAGAAACTACTACACCGCTTGATAACTTTTTAAGTAGCATAAGACTCCAAGCATCTTTAAAAGAAAAAAGTTTGCTATTTGATAAAAAATTTCTTGAACTACCTCCAAAAAAATATGTGATCGGTAATTTTCAAACAGAAAAATACTTTAAAACAATTCGCGCTATTTTACGAAAACAATTTGTGGTAAAAAAAGAATTATCAAACTCAACAATCAATTATTTAAAAGAAATTACAATTCAAAAAAACGCTTGCGCTTTGCACATAGAAAGAACAAGTTCTATGGCTACTGAAAAAGTAAATGAGACTCTGTCAGCTAGTAATTTAAGGTACTACCAAGCCGCCATAAAATTGATTCAACATAAATTTAGTGATCATCATTTCTTTATATTTTCTAATGATATTTCTTGGGCTAAAAAAAACCTTAACATTGAAAATAAAACTTTTATAGAACATGCTGTGATACCTCATGAAAACATGCATCTCATAAGTTTATGTGAACATAATATTACAGCAAATAGTAATTTTTCTTGGTGGGGAGCTTGGTTAAATCAACATAAAAATAAAACTGTCATAACTTCTAAAACATGGATGGATGGGACAGAAAATGAATTTATTTGCCCAAATTGGATACAAGTTTGA
- a CDS encoding CCA tRNA nucleotidyltransferase: protein MNYKEALSSEIFTIISKASEQLQVKSYVIGGFVRDFILKRGTAKDIDIVAVGSGIELALKVSKLLPNKPKVQVFKTYGTAMLRYKDTEIEFVGARKESYTEESRNPEVTQGTLKDDQNRRDFTMNALALSLNKENFGEVLDPFNGMEDLENKIIKTPLNPDITYSDDPLRMMRAIRFATQLNFDIEAQSLLAISSNSKRLHIITRERIVVELHKIVASAKPSMGFLLLQQTGLLQQILPELIALKGVEEVEGQKHKDNFYHTLEVVDNIAEHTDDVWLRWAALLHDIGKAPTKKFSKKVGWTFHGHEFVGSKMVYKIFKRLKMPLNNKMKFVQKMVLLSSRPIVLASEVTDSAIRRLVFDAGNDINSLMTLCEADITTKNPKKFKRYHQNFNLVRAKIKEVEERDKVRNFQPPITGEEIMKAFNLKPCREIGQIKEAIKEAILEGEIPNEHDASYVFMIEKGKKLGLQLA from the coding sequence ATGAATTATAAAGAAGCGCTTTCTTCAGAGATTTTTACAATAATATCAAAGGCATCAGAACAATTACAGGTAAAAAGCTATGTGATTGGTGGTTTTGTGCGCGATTTTATTTTAAAAAGAGGCACTGCCAAAGATATAGATATTGTGGCTGTAGGCAGCGGAATTGAGTTAGCTTTAAAAGTGTCTAAACTATTGCCAAATAAACCAAAAGTGCAAGTTTTTAAAACATACGGAACGGCAATGTTGCGTTATAAAGACACTGAAATAGAGTTTGTGGGTGCTAGAAAAGAATCTTATACAGAAGAAAGTAGAAACCCTGAAGTTACTCAAGGAACTTTAAAAGACGATCAAAATAGAAGGGATTTTACCATGAATGCATTGGCCTTAAGTTTAAATAAAGAGAATTTTGGTGAAGTATTAGATCCGTTTAACGGGATGGAAGATTTAGAAAATAAAATTATAAAAACTCCTTTAAATCCAGATATTACTTATTCAGATGATCCTTTAAGAATGATGCGTGCCATTCGTTTTGCAACACAATTAAATTTCGATATTGAAGCGCAATCGCTATTAGCAATTTCTAGCAATTCTAAGAGACTTCATATTATTACAAGAGAAAGAATTGTTGTTGAGTTGCATAAAATAGTAGCATCAGCAAAACCATCTATGGGCTTTTTGTTATTACAACAAACAGGATTGTTGCAACAAATTTTACCTGAATTAATTGCTTTAAAAGGAGTAGAGGAGGTTGAAGGCCAAAAACATAAAGACAACTTTTATCATACCTTAGAAGTCGTAGATAATATTGCGGAACACACCGATGATGTTTGGTTAAGATGGGCCGCTTTATTGCATGATATCGGAAAAGCACCCACAAAGAAATTTAGTAAAAAAGTTGGTTGGACCTTTCATGGACATGAATTTGTAGGTTCTAAAATGGTCTATAAAATCTTTAAAAGGTTAAAAATGCCATTGAATAATAAAATGAAATTTGTTCAGAAAATGGTGTTGTTAAGTTCGCGCCCAATTGTGTTGGCTTCAGAGGTAACAGACTCGGCTATAAGACGTTTGGTTTTTGATGCAGGCAATGATATAAATTCTTTAATGACTTTGTGTGAAGCAGATATTACCACGAAAAATCCGAAGAAATTTAAGCGCTATCATCAAAATTTTAATCTCGTTCGGGCAAAAATTAAAGAGGTAGAGGAGAGAGATAAAGTTAGAAACTTTCAGCCGCCAATTACCGGAGAAGAAATTATGAAAGCTTTTAATTTAAAGCCTTGCAGAGAAATAGGTCAAATTAAAGAAGCCATTAAAGAGGCTATTTTAGAGGGTGAAATTCCGAATGAACATGACGCCTCCTATGTTTTTATGATCGAAAAAGGCAAGAAATTAGGCTTGCAGTTAGCTTAA